A window of Nicotiana sylvestris chromosome 8, ASM39365v2, whole genome shotgun sequence genomic DNA:
TTGGCGATTGACACTATGGGATATTTCCATGCAAGTCTGACTTAATATGAGAGATTTAGGATGTATTCACAACATTTGAACTGGCCAAGCAGATGGAATACGAGCTCTTCTTAGAACAGTGATTGGACTGGTTTTGAAGCTGCTAAAGTAGCCACGGACTTGAACTGTCAACATGACAAGAAGTTTAGTTATATGCATAAAACATTGAACAGCTGATATTTGAGGTATAATCCGAAAGGTTGTGTTTGAAATGTATCCTCATAACTATCATGAGGTTTGTTTCTGAATTGGTGCAGACATTCCACTACAGATATCTTGTCCGTTAGGCAGTTTGAATTTCTTAGCATAAGCTGGTGATTAGCAAAATGTGACTTAGTAGTTGTTTACCTTTGGTTGTCTATATTTTTCACGTATGGCATTGAGGGTGCAGCCACTGGTGTTCATCTGTAACTCTTGCAGTGCAAAAACTGTAGTTCTAAGCTCTGATACCTTGTATCTGGTATAGTGTTCCAAAGTTGGATTCTGTGATACATCACCAGAGTCATTTCATGGTTGCATTCAAATGCAGAACGGAAGACGAATAGTATCAAGGAGATTAAAAGATGCATACCCATGGGTGGTTAGATTGATCAAGCGTCCATCTAGCTAGAAATACAGCTGATGCAGCAGTAAGAGATGGAAGAAACTTAAGAAACCCATAGTCAACAAGTGTTAACTCTGCTAAATAATTTGCCATGAATTCCAGTTCGACAGAGGGAACCTGCCGGTTGGAGCAATTATTTACATATAAGCATCCTTATCATGATGTCGGGCAAAATAGTGCTATCTCATACCTTGTAAGAAGCTTGAGCTGCTTGAATGAATCTCCTAAAAGCGAGGATGAACAATGCCAGAATGAAAAGCTTACTTTCAATGTACCATACTAAAGTAAAAATTACTAGCAGATGATACAAATTGTATTACCTCAGGAATTTCTTAGTGGTTGGAGAAGCAAGTTGAAAGCTCAAAAGGTTCAAGACTCTGCTTTCCATTTTTATTACCTGCAATACGATGTAATTATGGCCTTTACACATCCACATGACAAAGTTTATGTCAGTCGACTGAAGATGGACAGCGCAAATAAGCTGAAACCTAGGAAGTTTAAGTCCTTAGGAAGAAGTATATCCAAGTGGGAAAAATCAAGAAGGCAACTAGATAATTTTGCCTTGTGGAAGATCAGCTTAATATGGAAAAATTAAGCAATACAGACAAGTTTAATAGAAAAGAATGTTAGGTTGACTTTGCAAGTAACAACAAACATACTGACAAATGGTTACAATGTTGCATAAGGATCAGCTTTTACTAGGAAACTTGATCAGTACTCAGTAGGACTAACTCTGGAACACAATATCATTGGGTTGTATAAATGACCTGCGCAAATCACAGACCAAAGAGATGATGACGATAAAGTATATTAACATAAAAAATGGATACCTCTTCCTTCGAGTAAGTGTTATCTGTAATGAAGCAAAATTCTTCAACACGAGGTGCACAAATCTCTTCAAATTTGCTGCAACATTAAGTGCAATGACACAGAAAATCTTAGTACTACAGAAAAGAGCCACTGAATAAATGCAGATTCAGTTAGTTTCTCTTTTGCTGAAGGTAGGTACATTTATATGTTGGGACACTATTTATCTTCTtgagaaaaatgagaaaaagaacTCAGTTTAACCACAATCCATGCTCAGAAGTTTGTGGCATGTTTATGAAATCAACTAAGCTCTTGAAAGTAAATCCTATACTTTCTACCCTATAATCTGACAATATTTCAATCATCTTCCACAAGCTAGATAACACAAAAGTGCAGCAAGAATTTACACAGGCAGGCAACCAGAAGATAGCCCATTCCAAGGGCCTACTCTTGATGCCCGGTCATCTTAAATATGAATGTCAGAAGCAAGTGGGGCCAGATGTTCAAATTGTCATAATGTCAGAAACAAGAACTTACGAAGCTATTAGCATGCAGGTAACTCCAAGTAGTTGCAGCTTTTGTTTTTCAATGTAATTTTCAGATAGGAACCGGTCAATAAGATTAACAGTTAGGTAAAGTGTGTCAGGAACCAGCCTATATTCTTCTGAAACCTGCAAATGATATTGATGATCAACATGTAATGATATTGTAAGATAGTGAAAATAAAGTAGAACTGATTTGGACTTgcaaagggcagcccggtgcactaagctcccgctatgcgcggggggTCCGGTTGTTAATAATAAGATATTTGAATTTATTGTATTGAAGTTGGCAAAAAAGTGCTCAAGAAGTGAGATAGTTGATAAGATGTTATATCATGTCTTTAGACAAAATAAAATTAATACTAGTTATAATAGTTCGAATTGTTGAAGATAGAAAAACTTTGCAATAAAGAAAGAGATCAAGTTTTTTGGGTTGGACCAAATATGAAAGAAAATCAGGGAGGGAGAAACTGATAAAACTATCAAACTATGAATCCCATATGCCAGTCCTACTAAAAACATGCACAAATGATACTGCAGTCTAATTGCATGCTGTTTCTCAAATACTAGAATTTTGGTCAAGGAAAGCTTCTTCTGTAAATATCTCAAAATGGGAAAAAAAAGATGGGTAGTAAAAAGGAAATATTAAACAAAGATGATGAAACTTGGATATGAAGCAAACATTTCAGTTGATAATGCCTGTTCAGTAAAGACTGATCAATCTAAGGCTAGAGAACAAAAAGGTCCAAGAAAAAGTAGTAAACTATTAAAAAAGATAGTGCTTGGTAAGAGATGTGAGAAGAAAATTTTAAATCATTGGTAATACATCCAAAGTAAGTTAACTGACCTCCACAAGCCAATCAATCAGAATACCTCGCATACCCTTGTTAATGTCCAGCTGCAGCTTTTCCAGGTAATCAACAGAAGGCCTACGGTCAAACTGCAGGAAAGAAAAATCCATCAATGCTTTAAAGTGGAGAAGAGAGAATTTGGGCTCACTAGTAAAACGATATAGCTCTTCCTTTGTTTGGCAAAGAAAAGGACAGCTACATCTTTTAAAATTGTTCAAAGTGAAAAATTATTGTTTTTTTTATCCATGATGTGTACAGGGTATGTCATTTTAATCCCTTTAATTATCCATGATATCATTGCACTAGAACCAAGATAAGTTATAGTAACTGATTGTAGGTTACAGAACATTGATTTTATTTGTACCACCAGAGTGGCATGATGCTGTGTATGATCACATATCAGCAGGGACGTACGCAGGATTTTTCATAAGTGGTGTTGACATTTAAAGTAGATAAAGAAACAAATATAGTAACGACatcatatttaaaaaataattacctTACTACAACTCTCCTCGCCGAGTTTTCATATTTTGGAAGGTATTCATAATAACCGAATTAGCAATAAGACTAAATACATCCTTTTTTATATAAGGCACCAAACAACTACTCAAAAACTCATCATCCATTCGACTCCGCAAATCGGTCTTAATCAACTTCATTGTCGAAAAAGCTCTCTCAACTGTAGCAGTAGCAACGTCCAAAAAAGCTCTCATTGAGTAATTGTATCCTACAATGCATCTAACTCTAATTAATATAAAAAGTACGCTGCTTCTGGAAAAAGAGAAACTTGTTGCTCAAAAATTTAAAGCAAACGTGTTGCTCAAAAATTTAAAAGGAAAGGAACGAAGCTGCTGGGCTTCGTACTCCCGACCCCTGCCTCACATTTCAGGTAATTAACCAGTGAACCAATTAGCTTGCTTTGAGTAAGTGGTGTCATTTTATTTTACTTGTACATGTTTTTTCTTTAGCAAATTACtgctatatatatatttaataaaaaaattcgACGAAGCGCTTTAACCAGGGTAAATCCGCCCCTGCATATCAGCAGTATAACAGTCATTGAAGAAACATTCGTATGTACCTCAATGGCATGCAAGTTGTTATAAATATCAGGAGCATACAGACTACACATCAGTGGATCCTTGTGTCTTGAATCAATATCAGCAATTCCTAGATTAGCAAAGCCTTCTTGTTTCTGGCAAACTTTGCTTTCATCTGCATGATGCAA
This region includes:
- the LOC104211274 gene encoding cyclin-A2-2-like isoform X2 — translated: MRHANIKHGSFHLEEHNMRITRARARVSGSSGRLPPLHPSTKQDKKQALGAESKRSKRSASDENRPGTSSIATGVQPKRRAVLKDMKNVLHENSHMNCINGSKIQVKKGSDKRNNKAKPAVSLKLSQLQEKGKEDIADKVKKVKVEGSQEISSGANCKEDMLPQLSRYVTPAQCGLVHLVPVNRSSCKAFPLQNVMKKDESKVCQKQEGFANLGIADIDSRHKDPLMCSLYAPDIYNNLHAIEFDRRPSVDYLEKLQLDINKGMRGILIDWLVEVSEEYRLVPDTLYLTVNLIDRFLSENYIEKQKLQLLGVTCMLIASKFEEICAPRVEEFCFITDNTYSKEEVIKMESRVLNLLSFQLASPTTKKFLRRFIQAAQASYKVPSVELEFMANYLAELTLVDYGFLKFLPSLTAASAVFLARWTLDQSNHPWNPTLEHYTRYKVSELRTTVFALQELQMNTSGCTLNAIREKYRQPKFKSVATLAASKPVQSLF
- the LOC104211274 gene encoding cyclin-A2-2-like isoform X1 gives rise to the protein MQSLIFSGEKNMIAAYLFIPLELHRNVIQVCHRVQRTFCSMRHANIKHGSFHLEEHNMRITRARARVSGSSGRLPPLHPSTKQDKKQALGAESKRSKRSASDENRPGTSSIATGVQPKRRAVLKDMKNVLHENSHMNCINGSKIQVKKGSDKRNNKAKPAVSLKLSQLQEKGKEDIADKVKKVKVEGSQEISSGANCKEDMLPQLSRYVTPAQCGLVHLVPVNRSSCKAFPLQNVMKKDESKVCQKQEGFANLGIADIDSRHKDPLMCSLYAPDIYNNLHAIEFDRRPSVDYLEKLQLDINKGMRGILIDWLVEVSEEYRLVPDTLYLTVNLIDRFLSENYIEKQKLQLLGVTCMLIASKFEEICAPRVEEFCFITDNTYSKEEVIKMESRVLNLLSFQLASPTTKKFLRRFIQAAQASYKVPSVELEFMANYLAELTLVDYGFLKFLPSLTAASAVFLARWTLDQSNHPWNPTLEHYTRYKVSELRTTVFALQELQMNTSGCTLNAIREKYRQPKFKSVATLAASKPVQSLF